A DNA window from Dehalococcoidales bacterium contains the following coding sequences:
- a CDS encoding replication initiation factor domain-containing protein, producing the protein MHGECRAPSPPYLLGGDNCQKQDFDLENFSGSVGVDWLQGTVPFEKSALLFDYFSKMCGGKPEVFTYGYFCYDRHCKWHPYGIAMYWDSDQEKRNMHRNRVAVQLSGQSLGAFSANGLFRLMRDLNETFEFSTTRIDLCFNDFEKIKMPHDVAKIAEQSNFTGFKCWEPKQKRRVSGEFLNDGIYFGQRGKNGSGRYLRCYDKNLESKGEMDCVRWEVEFTKQTAKTIFLELCSAPDLETFAGMIGAIIGGSIDFVNRKGTHLDRMERLDWWQRIVDILGCVKLRNPQRIKSIDNTKEWLEKAVVSSMKKVQVAVGGENFESWLEPLMRNAKLSKRHRAEIRDYHDKYGISKGMLKQSALVI; encoded by the coding sequence TTGCACGGCGAATGCCGTGCGCCGTCCCCCCCTTATCTATTAGGGGGGGATAATTGCCAAAAACAGGATTTTGACTTAGAAAATTTTTCAGGTTCTGTCGGCGTTGACTGGTTGCAGGGAACAGTGCCATTTGAAAAATCGGCACTGCTGTTTGATTATTTTTCTAAAATGTGCGGCGGCAAACCGGAAGTTTTTACGTATGGATATTTTTGCTATGACCGACATTGCAAATGGCATCCGTATGGAATTGCAATGTATTGGGATAGCGATCAGGAAAAACGGAATATGCACCGTAACCGCGTTGCGGTTCAATTGAGCGGACAGTCTTTAGGTGCGTTCAGCGCGAACGGGTTATTTCGACTTATGCGCGATTTAAATGAGACGTTTGAGTTCAGTACAACGCGCATAGACCTTTGTTTTAATGATTTTGAAAAAATAAAAATGCCGCATGACGTTGCGAAAATCGCGGAACAATCGAATTTTACTGGCTTTAAATGCTGGGAACCGAAACAGAAACGACGCGTGTCCGGTGAATTTTTAAATGACGGAATTTATTTTGGACAGCGCGGCAAAAACGGTTCGGGACGCTATTTGCGTTGTTACGATAAAAACCTTGAATCAAAAGGTGAAATGGATTGTGTGCGTTGGGAAGTGGAATTTACAAAGCAAACAGCGAAAACGATTTTTCTGGAACTGTGCAGTGCGCCGGATTTAGAAACTTTTGCCGGAATGATCGGCGCAATCATTGGCGGTTCGATTGATTTTGTGAACCGCAAAGGGACGCACCTTGACCGCATGGAGCGGCTCGACTGGTGGCAACGGATTGTAGATATTCTAGGGTGTGTTAAACTGCGGAACCCTCAACGTATTAAGTCGATTGATAATACAAAAGAATGGCTTGAAAAAGCCGTTGTTTCATCGATGAAAAAAGTTCAAGTGGCGGTTGGCGGCGAGAATTTTGAAAGTTGGCTCGAACCTCTTATGCGGAACGCCAAGTTGAGCAAACGGCACCGGGCGGAAATTCGAGATTATCACGATAAGTACGGGATTTCGAAAGGGATGCTTAAACAATCCGCTTTGGTAATCTAA
- a CDS encoding RHS repeat-associated core domain-containing protein, with protein MRKKFNVLNREYTQFLKKIICGVLIFFTAGISAFACMEEIWIDGYYDEVSEWVDTSYYGVIGYDWEDGYLDPELGWVDGGLVPVYGMIEDGYYDTTYVWENGYYDYQWNSNCGICDPGGGDPGDPGDPGDPGDEDEAEDEKENEKTSTKEPIDVKTGNNYFTESRIHIPCPGISLRFDLKYQSVNSMMVGVLGKDWLHSYEWMVQLSNDWAYVFTGEGHRFNFKSDGNGGYLPSKSNNWTFEQNASGYIVRQPGGLEYCFNGTGWPVSIRDAWGNQVALQYDTNSCLERAVHSTGRQIEFTHQWISDLESWRLHTVSVPAGQSLSFSYNSDGQMESVTEQVGTNSYLSTYNYHQGFLINRINKTGVMYHYGYSDPSGNPTGGKGTWLMADGWNEHTVTYLSESETDVRYVHTWDNDAQIYRYSWNDQGELNAKYGPVDSTNSIYQSGIRYTYASNGKDVIKEELFDGNDATWTTWKLYDEYHNVTNYSVAYNSSNPVFMHSIEYDPIWQQPVQIIDEWGKRTEIVYTNGLPLLKQVFHSGTQSYDTLFNYTTNGLISSFVNPNGNAVTFEYDDKGNLIISAASLGPVVSNTYNSLGYVVQTEILAEDGTSIGRITQHERDSKGRLTQTIYADTLTSSIQYNALDYVTQTVGRAGNVTDYTYAPGRKLTSKTRYLEQNNTNIPVRIGYDYTPQFNTTRILESRGRYVEEYTRDIQDRMTSVKNLEDQTMQIQYGIGNFVTNVIRYDGSRVETAYDTAGRQSSVKYLSANNQQLAQISYSYYPAWKETYVSDGYSGFYNYLDTAGRSAWVDAYYGPIWLGWSTGYDPAGNITSKNIYNEWSENDTWVYNNFSTGYRYDTAERLTGISATVDSVNTQNFEYGYSPVNGRISSVTNAESGLVTTHAYSIMDWVTNITYRTRSGAVIRSISYQRDALGMITNVTIGDGSSELSVKRYQYDSLNRLIRESSFDSWAEYSYDLAGNRLIKSKTDNGEPITVNYVLGIGDRLASWSAVVTNQIGIPQNITITGYSSKPIGTNDLWGQLWVSNSLTQSSAVPQVDGTDFTATNLQFGVGSQQVVAAICDAAGNTGFATNTVTITVVTNGTYQYDAAGCITNISYSGLGNYSENISLNWDERYRLKEVQRSGFTVQYEYDVLNRRTKRTVSSDLGTPSSEFYIYDGNQILADIDANTGELLRSYVWGVGIDNLLSMTVYPQTTNSTPQTYYPIKDPLNSVLAMVDANGQIIESYEYDAWGRVLDIKDSSGTSIGNQQSSIGNRYLWQGREYDCVTGLYYFRARWYDPITGRWMSKDPIGISGGLNLYAFCGNNPINARDPMGLDIAYLNNSEGAILGAGHSAAAVGNDETGWTYFSFGMGNPFTSSDNLTVETYDTFNDMIAANPEYERYIIYSTNADADTAAIRAGNLYENALYDLAIQNCDDVASRILRDGGIDVNHGLTPNMTFQNQLNPWKTE; from the coding sequence ATGAGAAAAAAATTTAATGTTTTAAATAGGGAATACACGCAGTTTTTGAAAAAAATAATTTGCGGAGTATTAATCTTTTTTACTGCCGGAATTTCAGCTTTTGCCTGCATGGAGGAAATTTGGATAGATGGTTATTATGACGAAGTGTCGGAATGGGTGGATACAAGCTATTATGGGGTTATCGGATATGATTGGGAAGATGGTTATCTTGATCCGGAGTTAGGCTGGGTGGATGGCGGACTTGTTCCGGTTTATGGAATGATAGAAGATGGGTATTACGACACAACATATGTGTGGGAGAACGGATATTATGATTACCAGTGGAATAGTAATTGCGGAATTTGCGATCCCGGCGGCGGTGACCCTGGTGATCCCGGTGACCCCGGCGATCCCGGTGATGAAGATGAAGCGGAAGACGAAAAAGAGAATGAAAAAACATCAACCAAAGAGCCGATTGATGTAAAAACCGGAAATAATTATTTTACCGAATCCCGGATTCATATTCCCTGTCCGGGGATTTCGTTACGGTTTGACTTAAAATATCAGAGTGTTAACAGCATGATGGTCGGCGTGCTGGGCAAAGATTGGCTCCATTCATATGAATGGATGGTACAATTATCTAACGACTGGGCATATGTGTTTACCGGCGAAGGACACCGGTTTAATTTTAAATCAGATGGAAACGGCGGTTATCTGCCCTCAAAATCCAATAACTGGACGTTTGAGCAAAACGCATCCGGTTATATTGTAAGACAGCCCGGTGGTCTGGAATACTGTTTTAACGGAACCGGCTGGCCGGTTTCAATTCGGGATGCATGGGGCAACCAAGTTGCATTACAGTATGATACCAATAGCTGCCTTGAACGGGCAGTTCATTCCACCGGACGGCAGATCGAATTTACACATCAATGGATTTCTGATCTGGAAAGCTGGCGGCTCCATACTGTTTCAGTTCCCGCCGGACAGTCTTTATCATTTTCATATAACAGTGACGGACAAATGGAATCCGTTACGGAACAGGTCGGAACAAACTCGTATTTATCGACCTACAATTATCATCAGGGCTTTTTGATAAACAGGATAAATAAAACCGGCGTCATGTACCATTACGGATACAGTGATCCATCAGGGAACCCCACCGGGGGCAAAGGCACATGGCTTATGGCGGATGGATGGAATGAACATACTGTAACTTATCTCAGTGAAAGCGAAACAGACGTCCGGTATGTCCATACATGGGATAATGATGCACAGATATACCGCTATTCCTGGAATGATCAGGGAGAACTAAATGCAAAATACGGACCGGTGGATTCAACAAACTCCATTTATCAATCCGGGATACGTTATACCTACGCATCCAACGGAAAGGATGTAATAAAAGAAGAACTGTTTGATGGGAATGATGCAACATGGACAACGTGGAAGTTATATGATGAATACCACAACGTCACCAATTATTCCGTTGCGTATAATTCATCCAACCCGGTATTTATGCACTCAATCGAATATGATCCGATTTGGCAGCAGCCTGTTCAAATAATCGATGAGTGGGGCAAACGGACAGAAATTGTTTATACCAACGGACTGCCGTTACTTAAACAGGTATTTCATTCCGGCACACAAAGCTATGACACACTGTTTAACTATACAACAAATGGATTGATTTCATCGTTTGTCAACCCGAATGGAAATGCGGTTACATTCGAATATGACGATAAAGGTAATTTAATAATTTCTGCCGCATCGCTGGGGCCGGTCGTCAGTAATACGTATAACAGTCTGGGATATGTGGTTCAGACGGAAATACTGGCAGAAGATGGCACTTCCATCGGACGGATTACACAGCATGAACGTGATTCGAAAGGACGTTTGACACAAACCATATATGCCGACACATTGACATCATCTATTCAATACAATGCACTGGACTATGTAACACAGACGGTTGGCCGCGCCGGGAATGTGACAGATTATACCTATGCCCCAGGACGGAAACTTACTTCGAAAACCCGTTATCTTGAACAAAACAATACGAATATTCCGGTGCGAATCGGGTACGACTACACCCCGCAGTTTAATACGACCCGCATCCTTGAGTCGCGCGGACGCTATGTCGAAGAATATACACGGGATATTCAGGATCGGATGACATCCGTAAAAAATCTTGAAGATCAAACGATGCAGATTCAGTACGGCATCGGAAACTTTGTAACCAATGTCATTCGTTACGATGGCTCGCGTGTTGAAACGGCGTATGACACGGCTGGACGTCAGTCGTCGGTAAAATATCTTTCCGCTAATAATCAGCAACTGGCGCAGATTTCTTATTCTTATTATCCTGCCTGGAAAGAAACATACGTCTCTGACGGATATAGCGGATTCTACAATTATCTCGACACCGCCGGGAGGTCCGCCTGGGTGGATGCATATTACGGCCCAATTTGGCTCGGCTGGTCTACGGGATATGATCCGGCGGGAAATATAACCAGTAAAAATATTTACAATGAATGGTCTGAAAATGACACCTGGGTTTATAACAATTTCAGCACCGGATACCGTTACGATACGGCAGAACGGCTGACCGGAATTTCAGCCACAGTGGATTCCGTTAATACACAGAACTTTGAATACGGTTATTCACCGGTGAACGGGCGGATTTCATCCGTCACCAATGCAGAGTCCGGCTTAGTGACAACGCATGCTTACAGCATTATGGACTGGGTAACGAACATCACTTATAGAACACGATCCGGAGCCGTTATCCGTTCCATCAGCTATCAGCGCGATGCGCTGGGCATGATTACGAATGTAACCATTGGAGATGGCAGTTCAGAGTTGTCAGTTAAACGCTATCAGTATGATTCGTTAAATCGTTTGATTCGTGAAAGTTCGTTTGATTCGTGGGCTGAATATTCCTACGACTTAGCCGGAAACCGTCTGATAAAGTCAAAAACTGATAACGGAGAACCGATAACCGTTAACTATGTTCTCGGAATCGGTGACCGTTTAGCATCATGGAGTGCCGTGGTTACAAACCAGATTGGAATTCCACAGAACATAACCATAACTGGTTATTCCTCAAAACCGATCGGTACGAACGATCTCTGGGGTCAGCTTTGGGTCAGTAATTCATTAACTCAGTCGTCCGCCGTACCACAGGTCGACGGAACTGATTTTACAGCAACCAATTTGCAATTCGGAGTTGGTTCCCAGCAGGTTGTAGCGGCGATTTGTGATGCCGCCGGAAATACCGGTTTCGCCACGAATACTGTAACTATAACGGTTGTGACCAACGGAACCTATCAATACGATGCCGCAGGCTGCATTACGAATATTTCATATTCAGGACTTGGAAATTACTCTGAAAATATCTCGTTAAACTGGGATGAACGTTACCGGTTGAAAGAAGTTCAGCGTTCAGGGTTTACCGTTCAATATGAATATGACGTTCTTAATCGCCGGACAAAACGCACGGTCAGCTCTGACCTCGGAACTCCGAGTTCTGAATTCTACATTTACGACGGCAATCAAATTCTCGCCGACATAGATGCGAACACCGGTGAACTGCTTCGCTCGTACGTTTGGGGCGTTGGTATCGACAATCTGCTCTCCATGACCGTTTATCCGCAAACGACAAACTCCACACCTCAAACTTATTATCCAATCAAAGACCCTTTGAATTCAGTCTTAGCGATGGTCGATGCCAACGGACAGATTATTGAATCCTACGAGTACGACGCGTGGGGAAGAGTTTTGGATATTAAAGACTCTTCCGGCACTTCAATCGGAAATCAGCAATCGTCAATTGGAAATAGATATTTGTGGCAAGGTCGCGAATATGATTGCGTGACGGGGCTGTATTATTTCCGCGCGCGGTGGTACGACCCGATTACAGGACGGTGGATGAGCAAAGACCCGATTGGAATCAGCGGCGGATTAAATCTCTATGCGTTTTGCGGAAATAATCCAATTAACGCTAGAGATCCGATGGGGCTGGACATTGCCTATCTAAATAATAGCGAGGGTGCTATCTTGGGCGCAGGGCATTCTGCCGCAGCTGTCGGTAACGACGAAACTGGATGGACATACTTTAGTTTTGGCATGGGAAATCCGTTTACCTCATCTGATAATTTAACTGTTGAAACATATGATACATTCAACGATATGATAGCGGCAAACCCGGAATATGAACGCTATATTATATATTCTACAAATGCCGACGCTGATACTGCGGCTATACGTGCGGGGAATTTATACGAGAATGCATTATATGATCTCGCTATCCAAAATTGTGATGATGTTGCTTCAAGAATACTGAGAGATGGAGGAATTGATGTTAATCATGGGCTGACGCCAAATATGACATTCCAAAATCAATTAAACCCATGGAAGACCGAATGA